From Pararhizobium sp. A13:
GGCGAAGCGCCGGAAGTCTTCACGACCACGCCGATGGTCAAGAAGGCCCGCGAGGGCGTCATGGAATTCCTGCTGATCAACCATCCGCTCGACTGCCCGATCTGCGACCAGGGCGGCGAATGCGATCTGCAGGACCAGGCCATGGCCTTCGGCGTCGATTCGACCCGCTACAATGAGAACAAGCGCGCGGTCGAAGACAAATATATCGGCCCGCTGGTCAAGACCGTGATGAACCGCTGCATCCACTGCACGCGCTGCGTCCGCTTCACCACCGAAGTTGCCGGCATTGCCGAACTCGGCCTGATCGGCCGCGGCGAAGATGCCGAGATCACCACCTATCTCGAGCAGGCGATGACCTCGGAGCTGCAGGGCAACGTCGTTGACCTCTGCCCGGTCGGCGCTCTGACCTCGAAGCCCTATGCCTTCAACGCCCGGCCGTGGGAACTCGGCAAGACCGAATCGATCGATGTGATGGACGCAGTCGGCTCGGCGATCCGCGTCGATACGCGCGGCCGCGAAGTGATGCGCGTCATGCCGCGCGTCAATGAAGAGATCAACGAAGAGTGGATTTCCGACAAAACCCGCTTCATCTGGGATGGCTTGAAGACCCAGCGTCTCGACCGTCCCTATGTGAAGAAGGACGGCCGCCTGCAGCCTGCGAGCTGGAACGAAGCCTTTGCCGCGATCAAGGCTGCCGTCGCCAAGACCAGCGGCGACAAGATCGGTGCCATCGCCGGCGATCTGGCCTCGGTCGAGGAAATGTATGCGCTCAAGGAACTGATCTCTTCGCTCGGCTCGAAGAACATTGACTGCCGCCAGGATGGCGCAGCGCTCGATCCGTCGTTCGGCCGTTCGAGCTACATCTTCAACCCGACGATCCAGGGCATCGAAAGCGCCGACGCGCTGCTGATCATCGGTTCGAACCCGCGCTTCGAGGCCTCGGTTCTGAACGCCCGTATCCGCAAGCGCTTCCGGATGGCCAACTTCCCGATCGCCGTGATCGGCGAGCAGGCCGAGCTTCGCTATTCCTACGAATATCTCGGTGCCGGCACGGATACGCTTGCCGAACTGGTTGGCGGCAAGGGCAAGTTCCTCAGCGTCCTGAAGAAGGCGCAGCGTCCGATGATCATCGTCGGCCAGGGCGCCATCTCAGGCGGCAATGGTGCTTCGGTTCTGGCCGCAGCAGCCAAGCTCGCTGGTGCTGTTGGCGCGGTCACTGCCGACTGGAACGGTTTTGCCGTCTTGCACACCGCAGCTGCCCGCGTCGGTGGTCTCGATCTCGGTTTCCTGCCGGGTGAGGGGGGCAAGACTGCCGACGAAATGCTGACCGCGACCGATGTTCTGTTCCTGCTCGGCGCTGACGAAATGGATTTCTCGGGCAAGACCGCCGGCTTCACTGTCTATATCGGCTCGCATGGTGACGAAGGTGCGCATGGTGCCGACGTGATCCTGCCGGCCGCGACCTATACGGAAAAATCGGGTACCTGGGTCAATACCGAAGGCCGCGTCCAGATGGGCAACCGCGCCGGCT
This genomic window contains:
- the nuoG gene encoding NADH-quinone oxidoreductase subunit NuoG; translated protein: MAKLKVDGKEIEVPDHFTLLQACEEAGAEVPRFCFHERLSVAGNCRMCLIEVKGGPPKPAASCAMGVRDLRPGPNGEAPEVFTTTPMVKKAREGVMEFLLINHPLDCPICDQGGECDLQDQAMAFGVDSTRYNENKRAVEDKYIGPLVKTVMNRCIHCTRCVRFTTEVAGIAELGLIGRGEDAEITTYLEQAMTSELQGNVVDLCPVGALTSKPYAFNARPWELGKTESIDVMDAVGSAIRVDTRGREVMRVMPRVNEEINEEWISDKTRFIWDGLKTQRLDRPYVKKDGRLQPASWNEAFAAIKAAVAKTSGDKIGAIAGDLASVEEMYALKELISSLGSKNIDCRQDGAALDPSFGRSSYIFNPTIQGIESADALLIIGSNPRFEASVLNARIRKRFRMANFPIAVIGEQAELRYSYEYLGAGTDTLAELVGGKGKFLSVLKKAQRPMIIVGQGAISGGNGASVLAAAAKLAGAVGAVTADWNGFAVLHTAAARVGGLDLGFLPGEGGKTADEMLTATDVLFLLGADEMDFSGKTAGFTVYIGSHGDEGAHGADVILPAATYTEKSGTWVNTEGRVQMGNRAGFAPGDAREDWAIIRALSDVLGKRLPFDSLSELRAKLYATHPHFAEIDTIAPGASGEIAALGQKAGEMAKSVFASPVKDFYLTNPIARASAVMAECSALARNNFKAAAE